In Streptomyces sp. NBC_00704, a genomic segment contains:
- a CDS encoding phage holin family protein, giving the protein MSSLSSRPAAVSSDDRTVGELLSVVTSDVQTLFRQEVELAKAEVTQEATKAGKAAGMYGGAGFAGYMVLLFLSLAAVLGLANVIDGGWAALIVAAVWGVIGAVLYQRGRTRMRTVAPKPERTVETMKENAQWARHPTG; this is encoded by the coding sequence ATGTCCTCCCTTTCCTCCCGCCCGGCGGCCGTGTCCTCCGACGACCGCACGGTGGGCGAGTTGCTGTCCGTCGTGACGTCGGACGTCCAGACCCTGTTCCGCCAGGAGGTCGAACTGGCCAAGGCCGAGGTCACGCAGGAGGCGACCAAGGCCGGCAAGGCCGCAGGCATGTACGGCGGCGCGGGGTTCGCCGGCTACATGGTCCTGCTGTTCCTGTCGCTGGCCGCCGTGCTCGGCCTGGCCAACGTGATCGACGGCGGCTGGGCCGCCCTGATCGTCGCCGCCGTCTGGGGCGTGATCGGAGCCGTCCTGTACCAGCGGGGCAGGACCCGCATGCGCACGGTGGCACCCAAGCCGGAACGCACAGTCGAGACCATGAAGGAGAATGCGCAATGGGCACGTCACCCGACCGGATGA
- a CDS encoding SDR family NAD(P)-dependent oxidoreductase, protein MGTLNGRTAMVTGGSRGIGRAVVRRLAAEGAAVVFGYHRDEAAAGSCAAEVREAGGTAHAVRADLADLGEVRRLVDTADGLLRGLDIVVNNAAEPEQLGIADATPEHYERLMAVNARAPFFVMRYALDALRDGGRIVNVSSIAASMAAPGAAVYAGGKAALERFTTTAAQEFGPRGITVNAVAPGTVDTDMLRDLHDERSRRTLAAVTPLRRLGRGSDVAGVVAFLAGPDAAFVTGQIIPVNGGLR, encoded by the coding sequence ATGGGAACGCTGAACGGCCGGACGGCCATGGTCACCGGAGGCTCCCGGGGCATCGGACGTGCCGTGGTCCGGCGGCTGGCAGCCGAGGGAGCGGCCGTGGTGTTCGGATACCACCGGGACGAGGCCGCCGCCGGCTCCTGCGCGGCGGAGGTCCGCGAGGCGGGCGGAACGGCCCACGCCGTCAGGGCCGACCTCGCCGACCTCGGCGAGGTCCGGCGCCTCGTCGACACCGCGGACGGCCTGCTGCGCGGGCTGGACATCGTCGTCAACAACGCCGCCGAGCCCGAGCAACTCGGCATCGCCGATGCCACGCCCGAACACTACGAGCGGCTGATGGCGGTCAACGCAAGGGCGCCGTTCTTCGTCATGCGGTACGCCCTTGACGCGCTGCGCGACGGCGGCCGCATCGTGAACGTCTCCAGCATCGCGGCCTCCATGGCCGCTCCCGGCGCCGCGGTGTACGCGGGCGGCAAGGCCGCCCTGGAACGGTTCACCACGACCGCTGCCCAGGAGTTCGGCCCTCGTGGCATCACCGTCAACGCCGTCGCCCCCGGCACGGTGGACACCGACATGCTCCGCGATCTGCACGACGAACGGTCGCGGCGGACGCTCGCGGCGGTGACGCCGCTGCGGCGCCTGGGACGCGGATCCGACGTCGCCGGTGTGGTGGCCTTCCTGGCCGGCCCCGACGCCGCGTTCGTCACCGGGCAGATCATCCCGGTCAACGGCGGCCTGCGCTGA
- a CDS encoding alpha/beta fold hydrolase: MTSQPTLTASGPATGRPVLVLHGGGGPLTVAPVAAHFAAGARALLPTHPGWNGTPRPDGLSTVGGLAAAYLRLLRERGLSDVLVVGSSLGGWIGAEMAAADTEGLISGLVLVNAVGIEADGEPVRDFFALDARGVAEHAYHDSERFYVDPATVPAERLAVMRDNMAALRVLSGGPAMSDPGLRPRLAAVTVPTLVVWGESDGIVTPAYGRQYAAAFPDARFAVVQEAGHLPHLEQPERTFALLDAFAAQTARR; this comes from the coding sequence ATGACTTCGCAACCGACGCTCACCGCATCCGGTCCGGCGACCGGCCGTCCCGTCCTCGTCCTGCACGGCGGCGGAGGCCCTCTCACCGTCGCCCCCGTCGCCGCGCACTTCGCCGCCGGCGCACGCGCCCTGCTGCCCACCCATCCGGGCTGGAACGGCACTCCCCGCCCCGACGGCCTCTCGACCGTCGGCGGCCTCGCCGCCGCCTACCTCCGCCTGCTGCGCGAACGCGGCCTGTCCGACGTGCTGGTGGTCGGTTCCTCCCTCGGCGGCTGGATCGGGGCCGAGATGGCCGCGGCCGACACCGAGGGCCTGATCAGCGGGCTCGTCCTGGTGAACGCCGTCGGCATCGAGGCCGACGGCGAGCCGGTGCGCGACTTCTTCGCGCTCGACGCGCGCGGCGTCGCCGAGCACGCCTATCACGACTCCGAGCGCTTCTACGTCGACCCGGCGACCGTCCCGGCGGAACGGCTCGCCGTCATGCGGGACAACATGGCGGCCCTGCGCGTCCTGTCCGGCGGCCCCGCCATGAGCGACCCCGGCCTGCGGCCCCGCCTCGCGGCCGTCACCGTCCCGACCCTCGTCGTGTGGGGCGAGAGCGACGGCATCGTGACCCCGGCCTACGGCAGGCAGTACGCGGCGGCGTTCCCCGACGCCCGCTTCGCCGTCGTCCAGGAAGCGGGGCACCTGCCCCATCTCGAGCAACCGGAGCGGACCTTCGCCCTGCTCGACGCGTTCGCCGCGCAGACCGCCCGCCGCTGA
- a CDS encoding DUF3618 domain-containing protein, protein MGTSPDRMRAEIDATRGRLSADVDRLADRASPRRVVRRRTRIMRGAVSGMRERVMGTASDTAHGAADGAQSAAGSLQDGTQQAAGAAREAADQAGEAIRQAPDQAIRRTQGNPLAAGLIAFGTGLLASSLLPASETEQQKAADLMARGGEALEPVKEAALESAQHLKEGAVEAAQGAAQEVKGTAAEAARVTQDEAREQAGQVTDQARESGRQVAGEARNQPGSG, encoded by the coding sequence ATGGGCACGTCACCCGACCGGATGAGGGCCGAGATCGACGCCACTCGGGGCCGGCTGTCCGCCGACGTGGACCGGCTCGCGGACAGGGCCAGTCCGCGAAGGGTGGTCCGCCGCCGTACGCGGATCATGCGCGGCGCCGTCTCCGGCATGCGTGAGCGGGTCATGGGAACGGCGTCGGACACCGCCCATGGCGCCGCCGACGGCGCCCAGTCGGCGGCCGGTTCGCTGCAGGACGGCACCCAGCAGGCGGCCGGCGCGGCGCGCGAGGCGGCCGACCAGGCGGGCGAGGCGATACGCCAGGCGCCCGACCAGGCGATACGCCGGACCCAGGGCAACCCGCTGGCCGCCGGCCTGATCGCGTTCGGCACCGGACTGCTGGCCTCCTCGCTGCTGCCCGCCTCGGAGACTGAGCAGCAGAAGGCGGCGGACCTGATGGCCCGCGGCGGCGAGGCGCTGGAACCGGTCAAGGAGGCGGCGCTCGAATCGGCGCAGCATCTCAAGGAGGGCGCCGTGGAAGCCGCGCAGGGCGCCGCCCAGGAGGTCAAGGGCACCGCCGCCGAAGCCGCCCGCGTCACACAGGACGAGGCCCGCGAGCAGGCCGGGCAGGTGACCGACCAGGCGCGCGAGTCCGGCAGGCAGGTGGCCGGCGAAGCCCGCAACCAGCCCGGATCCGGCTGA
- a CDS encoding sigma-70 family RNA polymerase sigma factor yields MITPVLALPSEQRDAARVTADRTAATKPAGDPATRWALAARAGDPDAVERFVRALRPDVVRYVTRLCADRQLADDLAQDTFLRALGSLHRFEGRSSARTWLLSIARRTVVDSLRRAAARPRSADVDDWTACADRAQPGGLPGFDDGVALLDLLDALPAERREAFVLTQLRGLPYEAAAEASGCPVGTIRSRVARARATLVLLLDEAENPGSAAAA; encoded by the coding sequence GTGATCACTCCTGTCCTCGCCCTGCCGTCGGAGCAGCGCGACGCCGCCCGCGTGACGGCGGACCGGACCGCCGCGACGAAGCCGGCCGGCGACCCTGCGACCCGCTGGGCCCTCGCCGCCCGCGCCGGCGATCCCGACGCCGTCGAACGCTTCGTGCGCGCCCTGCGTCCGGACGTCGTCCGCTACGTCACCCGTCTGTGCGCCGACCGTCAACTGGCCGACGACCTCGCCCAGGACACCTTTCTGCGGGCGCTGGGCAGCCTGCATCGGTTCGAGGGGCGTTCGTCGGCCCGCACCTGGCTGCTGTCGATCGCGCGCCGCACCGTCGTCGACAGCCTGCGGCGCGCCGCCGCCCGGCCGCGCTCGGCCGACGTGGACGACTGGACGGCCTGCGCCGACCGCGCCCAGCCCGGCGGTCTGCCCGGATTCGACGACGGCGTCGCCCTGCTCGACCTGCTGGACGCGTTGCCTGCCGAGCGGCGGGAGGCGTTCGTCCTGACCCAGCTGCGGGGGCTGCCCTACGAGGCGGCCGCCGAGGCGAGCGGCTGCCCGGTCGGCACGATCCGCTCACGGGTCGCGCGGGCCCGCGCGACCCTCGTGCTGCTGCTCGACGAGGCCGAGAACCCCGGTTCCGCGGCCGCCGCCTGA
- a CDS encoding PP2C family protein-serine/threonine phosphatase yields the protein MEGADLELGELLAAAEAAPPGESVDVVAHDLQKRFGAERVSFLFVDLVGRRLVRLAATGDDAVGDTEPIDLQGSVYDEVLRSQRQHVEADGQGGQRVITPVTNRGDCLGVLEVTLQSVHDTVLRQVRDAAHALAYIIVTDRRFTDLYHLGRRTTETSLAAEIQHQLLPSASCCEADEFTLAAGLIPADDIGGDTYDYTLDRDTLHLSITDAMGHDTNSALLATLLVGALRRSRRSGCDALKQAEHAHQALLSHSRGLATGQLFCVDLDTGLCNLVNAGHPWPMRVRDGAVEEVRLAVNLPFGVAAPTSFLVQELQLLPGDRLILLTDGMQERGAAAADLASVAHETRALHPREAVQSLTAAVIEACHGSLRDDATVLMLDWHGNRRRPDGTGPAGTRRAGTRPDRRL from the coding sequence GTGGAGGGTGCAGATCTGGAACTGGGCGAACTGCTGGCCGCCGCGGAGGCGGCCCCGCCCGGTGAATCCGTGGACGTGGTGGCGCACGACCTGCAGAAGCGGTTCGGCGCCGAACGTGTGTCGTTTCTCTTCGTCGATCTCGTCGGCCGTCGGCTGGTACGCCTCGCCGCGACCGGTGACGACGCCGTCGGCGACACGGAACCCATCGATCTGCAAGGCAGCGTCTACGACGAGGTCCTGCGCAGCCAGCGCCAGCATGTCGAGGCCGACGGACAGGGCGGGCAGCGCGTCATCACGCCGGTCACCAACCGCGGCGACTGCCTCGGCGTGCTGGAGGTGACCCTGCAGTCCGTGCACGACACCGTGCTGCGGCAGGTCCGCGACGCGGCCCACGCGCTGGCCTACATCATCGTCACCGACCGCCGCTTCACCGACCTGTACCACCTGGGCCGCCGCACCACCGAGACCAGCCTGGCCGCGGAGATCCAGCACCAGCTGCTGCCCTCGGCCTCCTGCTGCGAGGCCGACGAGTTCACGCTAGCCGCCGGGCTGATCCCGGCCGACGACATCGGCGGCGACACCTACGACTACACCCTCGACCGCGACACGCTGCATCTGTCCATCACGGACGCCATGGGCCACGACACGAACTCGGCGCTGCTGGCCACCCTGCTGGTCGGCGCACTGCGGCGGTCCCGCCGCAGCGGCTGCGACGCGCTCAAGCAGGCCGAGCACGCCCACCAGGCCCTGCTGAGCCACAGCCGCGGCCTGGCCACCGGTCAGTTGTTCTGCGTCGATCTCGACACCGGCCTGTGCAACCTGGTCAACGCCGGCCACCCCTGGCCGATGCGGGTGCGCGACGGCGCCGTCGAGGAGGTCAGACTCGCCGTGAACCTGCCGTTCGGCGTGGCGGCGCCCACCTCGTTCCTCGTGCAGGAACTGCAACTGCTCCCCGGCGACCGCCTGATCCTGCTCACCGACGGCATGCAGGAGCGCGGCGCCGCCGCCGCCGACCTGGCCTCGGTCGCCCACGAGACCCGCGCCCTGCACCCGCGCGAAGCCGTCCAAAGCCTGACCGCCGCCGTGATCGAGGCCTGCCACGGCAGCCTCAGGGACGACGCCACGGTCCTGATGCTGGACTGGCACGGCAACCGGCGCCGGCCGGACGGAACAGGACCGGCCGGAACCAGACGGGCCGGAACGAGACCGGACCGACGGCTGTGA
- a CDS encoding phosphatase PAP2 family protein, which produces MSVTRTLRETDRRLTGRTASRVPAGCGKVLSAVEECAESSKLWCCAAVVMAACGGRRGRLAAAAGLTALAVAQLAANGVCKQLADRPRPPKELIPHDEVEDRPDSSSFPSGHTAAAVAFTAAVAPTVPAAGALCAVPAALIAVERVQSGAHYPSDVVAGAVIGLGSAWLTRNAPRSAARLWAS; this is translated from the coding sequence ATGAGCGTGACGAGGACCTTGCGGGAAACGGACCGGCGGCTGACCGGGCGGACCGCCTCCCGTGTTCCGGCCGGCTGCGGCAAGGTGCTGTCGGCCGTCGAGGAGTGCGCGGAGAGTTCGAAGCTGTGGTGCTGCGCCGCCGTCGTGATGGCGGCGTGCGGCGGGCGGCGGGGACGGCTGGCCGCCGCGGCGGGGCTGACGGCGCTCGCCGTCGCGCAGCTCGCCGCCAACGGTGTGTGCAAGCAGCTCGCCGACCGGCCCCGGCCGCCGAAGGAGCTGATCCCGCACGACGAGGTGGAGGACCGTCCCGACTCGTCCTCCTTCCCCTCCGGGCACACGGCCGCGGCCGTCGCCTTCACCGCGGCCGTCGCGCCCACCGTGCCGGCGGCCGGCGCGTTGTGCGCGGTCCCGGCGGCGCTGATCGCCGTCGAGCGCGTGCAGAGCGGCGCCCACTATCCGAGCGACGTCGTCGCGGGCGCCGTGATCGGGCTGGGCAGCGCCTGGCTGACGCGCAACGCGCCGCGGTCGGCGGCCAGGCTCTGGGCGTCGTAG
- a CDS encoding MarR family winged helix-turn-helix transcriptional regulator yields the protein MAVELQILGRAVKAAQYRQHRTLDSRLASIGSTLAQWDALRAIARTPGASARRLAAATFQSEQAFGTLAGRLVAQNLVERRPGHGRSIEHHLTAEGERILRAGHKVADSVLRECFEGLTEPERETLLRLLLKVEDARPEAGTG from the coding sequence ATGGCTGTCGAACTGCAGATCCTCGGAAGGGCCGTGAAGGCCGCCCAGTACCGCCAGCACCGCACGCTCGACAGCCGTCTCGCGTCGATCGGCAGCACGCTCGCCCAGTGGGACGCCCTCAGGGCGATCGCCCGCACGCCCGGGGCCAGCGCGCGCCGGCTGGCGGCGGCGACGTTCCAGAGCGAGCAGGCGTTCGGCACGCTCGCGGGACGGCTGGTGGCGCAGAACCTGGTGGAGCGGCGCCCCGGACACGGCCGGAGCATCGAGCACCACCTCACCGCCGAGGGCGAGCGCATCCTCCGGGCGGGCCACAAGGTGGCGGACTCGGTGCTGAGGGAGTGCTTCGAGGGCCTGACCGAGCCGGAGCGGGAGACCCTCCTGCGTCTGCTGTTGAAGGTCGAGGACGCGCGCCCCGAAGCCGGGACCGGCTGA
- a CDS encoding STAS domain-containing protein, translating into MTDNQRTDRPQRLSVRPEDVDGVRVVRVRGEIDHDVTDVLGRALTSGDGSALPRIVADLSGVTFMDSSGINVLVAAHQRASDAGGWLRIAGARAPVARVLHLVGIDVLIPCRATVEQALRE; encoded by the coding sequence GTGACCGACAACCAGCGAACGGACCGGCCGCAGCGCCTCTCCGTCCGGCCCGAAGACGTCGACGGCGTCCGTGTCGTGCGGGTGCGCGGCGAGATCGACCATGACGTGACGGACGTCCTCGGCCGGGCGCTGACGTCCGGGGACGGGTCCGCCCTGCCCCGGATCGTGGCCGACCTCAGCGGGGTGACCTTCATGGACTCCAGCGGGATCAACGTCCTGGTCGCCGCCCATCAGCGGGCGAGCGACGCCGGGGGATGGCTGCGCATCGCGGGCGCGCGGGCGCCGGTGGCGCGTGTGCTGCACCTGGTCGGCATCGACGTGCTCATTCCCTGCCGTGCCACGGTCGAGCAGGCGCTGCGCGAGTGA
- a CDS encoding ATP-binding protein, giving the protein MESHADDDGCTSPGEYLMRAGYALGADDGCIADARHHAVAFLDRAHVELRRPLPDRVRDLTQLVVSELVTNARKYAPGPVLMELRITACCVDVVVWDSDPTVPAARAANPGRIGQHGLEIVKAVTEDLFVEQEEVGKRITARIALAETPGSGTPAARTLT; this is encoded by the coding sequence GTGGAATCCCATGCCGACGATGACGGCTGTACCAGCCCGGGTGAGTACCTGATGCGGGCCGGCTATGCGCTGGGAGCGGACGACGGCTGTATCGCCGACGCCCGCCACCACGCCGTGGCCTTCCTGGACCGGGCCCACGTCGAACTTCGCCGCCCGCTGCCCGACCGGGTGAGGGACCTCACCCAGCTGGTGGTCAGCGAGCTGGTCACCAACGCCCGCAAGTACGCCCCCGGGCCCGTCCTGATGGAACTGCGCATCACCGCGTGCTGTGTGGACGTCGTCGTGTGGGACAGCGACCCCACGGTGCCGGCGGCGCGGGCGGCCAACCCCGGACGCATCGGCCAGCACGGCCTGGAGATCGTCAAAGCCGTCACCGAGGACCTCTTCGTCGAGCAGGAAGAGGTCGGCAAGCGCATCACGGCACGCATCGCCCTGGCCGAGACGCCCGGCAGCGGCACTCCCGCGGCCCGCACCCTGACCTGA